The proteins below come from a single Natranaerofaba carboxydovora genomic window:
- a CDS encoding ATP-binding protein, translating to MKIKRLRIDDFGIIRNQTIEDISSNMVVIGGPNRSGKTTFKKLLKCLGYGFKGQSNLPSPNNKYRVEGDFMLETGDKFQLLIEGHSEPKVSCLQGDFSRVKGSTCLYNNLDMFTYQQLFTISLEELKRLPDNLDKKEEDKLQSVLLGAGLKDIIQISPVEKKLRKEAEKIGGKNGSPNVKEFKPFYNQIKAGLELRDRAKSQVNMYYQKLNEKKELDDQIKEIQDRLDDQSLISTRLEVLEHWYTDYQKLTDLENSLNAPDIKNLLQEECYISLEKIDQFIEEYQNLSNDIETAYEAFVNKITQNYLDKGKLEKEKIVSAVKKSLITNYNQIDMYYRQASGLRERLQRYREEKAEIQNTEYNLKIEANKVSDGLGDSLDKITNMKLDNLNKDALIRCIEEYLELSRQKNQVLEDKKSFEEELNHLNSQLAKIRTPESISYLNKYFMFSLIFVIVGGITGLVNILLGTLIGSAGIIGAGLYILIKHQNTSHERLRKDDLMFQIDKTQKQLEIEIEKEKELVEEIKDLENKIEWYKQNIGLNKNIAVEMIKEHLHQVITLNEKVENLKSLKINFEQKKINLVNEFEKLYTLIDEIYTKMYQTTSLQNEISKEEVLTKGENLLIKLEQLLELSKEALEIKRLEQRKKDLEEKMISELNLNEISGTKSILSTLKTLKDRITKQEKYRQLEEELSILKSQLVSFLKMDRVKEAFGIEEDHLVQNEELIKRFRNYWKEYAIVKEIKESKKENERKIAELKERLDKAKDNTKQLELELKDLATDENIQKSQAKIDSARKDLRPLAEKYAVNKVAAFLLKEAKSKFLKKAKEDLLKEANVYFEKITDGDYKGIMPVPDLMNSDFHIESKNGEIVQTTDVLSRGTKEQLFLSVRLSRIKEITPPLPVILDDTLTNFDMYHLGRTVSLLTELSKTHQIFILTCHPELVKAILDYSQSAQFFSLKNGVFSPTKGEELITNLNRR from the coding sequence TTGAAAATTAAAAGACTCAGGATAGACGATTTTGGAATTATTAGAAATCAGACAATTGAAGATATATCCTCTAATATGGTCGTTATAGGTGGGCCAAATAGATCTGGTAAAACAACTTTTAAGAAATTGCTAAAATGTCTTGGTTATGGTTTTAAGGGTCAATCTAATCTTCCTTCGCCTAATAACAAATATAGGGTAGAGGGAGATTTTATGTTAGAAACAGGGGATAAGTTTCAGTTATTAATCGAAGGACATTCTGAGCCTAAGGTTAGCTGTTTACAAGGTGATTTTAGTAGAGTGAAAGGATCTACTTGTCTTTACAATAACCTTGATATGTTCACATATCAGCAGTTATTTACCATTAGTCTGGAAGAATTGAAGCGCCTACCTGATAATCTAGATAAAAAAGAAGAAGACAAACTTCAATCAGTCTTGTTAGGGGCTGGATTAAAAGATATTATTCAAATTTCGCCCGTCGAGAAAAAACTTAGAAAAGAAGCAGAAAAAATTGGAGGCAAAAATGGAAGTCCTAATGTTAAAGAATTTAAGCCATTTTATAATCAAATAAAAGCAGGGCTCGAGTTAAGAGATAGAGCCAAATCACAAGTAAATATGTATTATCAAAAATTAAATGAAAAAAAAGAGTTAGATGACCAAATAAAAGAAATCCAGGACCGGTTAGATGATCAATCTTTAATATCTACAAGACTAGAAGTGTTAGAACACTGGTATACAGATTATCAAAAATTAACTGATCTAGAAAATTCTTTAAATGCCCCTGATATAAAAAACCTTTTACAAGAAGAGTGCTATATATCCCTGGAAAAAATTGATCAGTTTATAGAAGAATATCAAAACTTAAGTAATGATATTGAAACTGCTTATGAAGCTTTTGTTAACAAAATTACTCAAAATTATTTAGATAAAGGAAAATTAGAAAAAGAAAAAATTGTTTCAGCAGTAAAGAAATCTTTAATAACCAATTATAATCAGATAGATATGTATTATAGGCAGGCATCTGGCTTAAGAGAAAGACTCCAAAGATATAGAGAAGAAAAAGCAGAAATACAGAATACTGAATATAACTTAAAGATTGAAGCTAACAAGGTTTCAGACGGACTAGGAGATAGTTTGGACAAAATTACAAATATGAAACTAGATAATTTGAATAAAGATGCACTTATTAGATGTATAGAAGAATATCTAGAATTATCGAGACAAAAAAATCAAGTTTTAGAGGACAAAAAGAGTTTCGAGGAAGAATTAAATCATTTAAATTCGCAGTTAGCAAAAATTAGAACTCCTGAAAGCATAAGTTATTTAAATAAATACTTTATGTTTTCTTTAATATTTGTGATAGTCGGAGGTATAACAGGCTTAGTTAACATTTTGCTTGGAACTCTAATCGGTAGTGCTGGAATAATAGGTGCCGGCTTATATATATTGATCAAACATCAAAATACCAGCCATGAAAGATTACGCAAAGATGATTTGATGTTTCAGATTGATAAAACACAAAAACAGCTAGAAATAGAAATAGAAAAAGAAAAGGAATTGGTAGAGGAGATTAAAGACTTAGAAAACAAGATTGAATGGTATAAACAAAATATAGGTCTTAATAAAAATATTGCTGTTGAGATGATCAAAGAACATTTACATCAGGTTATCACTTTAAATGAAAAAGTTGAAAACTTGAAATCCTTAAAAATTAACTTTGAACAAAAGAAAATAAATTTAGTAAATGAATTTGAAAAACTTTATACATTAATTGATGAAATTTACACTAAGATGTACCAAACAACTAGCTTGCAAAATGAAATCTCTAAAGAAGAAGTACTTACTAAAGGCGAAAATTTACTTATTAAGTTAGAACAGCTTTTAGAATTATCAAAAGAAGCACTAGAAATTAAAAGGCTTGAGCAAAGAAAAAAAGATTTAGAAGAAAAGATGATAAGTGAACTTAATTTAAATGAAATTAGTGGAACTAAAAGCATATTGTCTACGTTAAAAACGTTAAAAGACAGGATAACAAAGCAGGAAAAATATAGACAGCTAGAAGAAGAGTTAAGTATATTAAAAAGTCAGCTGGTTTCTTTTTTAAAAATGGATAGGGTAAAAGAAGCTTTTGGAATAGAAGAAGACCATCTAGTCCAAAATGAAGAACTCATAAAAAGGTTTCGCAATTATTGGAAGGAGTATGCTATTGTCAAAGAAATAAAAGAGTCAAAGAAAGAAAATGAAAGAAAAATTGCAGAGTTAAAAGAACGATTAGACAAAGCTAAAGACAATACTAAACAACTAGAGCTAGAACTAAAAGATCTAGCAACAGATGAAAATATACAAAAATCACAGGCTAAAATAGATTCTGCTAGAAAAGATTTAAGACCCCTAGCTGAAAAATATGCGGTTAATAAAGTAGCAGCATTTCTACTTAAAGAAGCTAAGTCAAAATTTTTAAAGAAAGCTAAAGAAGACTTATTAAAAGAAGCTAATGTTTATTTTGAGAAAATAACTGATGGTGATTATAAAGGGATTATGCCCGTTCCTGACCTAATGAACTCAGATTTTCATATAGAAAGTAAAAATGGAGAGATCGTTCAAACAACTGATGTTTTAAGCAGAGGTACTAAAGAACAGCTTTTTTTGTCAGTGAGACTTAGTAGAATAAAAGAAATAACACCACCCCTTCCGGTTATTTTAGATGATACACTGACAAATTTTGATATGTACCATTTAGGTAGAACAGTTTCTCTTCTAACAGAGTTATCCAAAACACATCAAATTTTTATACTTACCTGTCATCCCGAGTTAGTTAAAGCTATTTTAGATTACAGTCAGAGCGCTCAGTTTTTTAGCCTGAAAAATGGAGTGTTTTCTCCTACAAAAGGAGAGGAGTTAATAACAAATTTAAATAGAAGATGA
- a CDS encoding metallophosphoesterase family protein, translating to MRKCKFIHAADLHLGTPLQSSYNLPEELSKILQEATYDALEGICDLAIYHDVDFIIFSGDVFDQEARSIRALEFFKKQINKLKENKIFVYMIGGNHDPINKETISFFKDCENLWIFGSDKAEEKDFLTKDNLLVRVIGQSYRSRADSRKMANCFNPVDDFSFNIGVVHTQLDPHNNNYVPCSLTELKSKKDIDYWALGHIHKGKIISDNKPTVVYPGTPQGRHVGEEGPRYCVLVTAEDKNIKDISFLLTSPVIWYEIEVSIDESYKLAPKNIVELEELLISKIEEINDINKKNIKGHMIRWVITGKTSLHEQLEEQQDEVKEKILDTLRRKFLSEDSFVWSDSILFRTNKPLPSVEKLKKQSEIFGYLDELARECLTDNSLKNEIIKELGEVWEWESDHENYNEDRLQLNEEILSALIEQAKEHSIESLLERREKN from the coding sequence ATGCGTAAATGTAAGTTCATTCATGCTGCAGACCTACATCTAGGGACACCTTTACAAAGCTCTTATAATCTTCCTGAAGAATTATCCAAAATACTTCAGGAGGCTACATATGATGCCCTGGAAGGAATATGTGATTTAGCAATCTATCATGATGTAGATTTCATCATATTTTCTGGTGATGTATTCGATCAGGAAGCGCGTTCTATAAGGGCTTTGGAGTTTTTTAAAAAGCAAATAAATAAATTAAAAGAAAATAAAATTTTTGTTTACATGATAGGTGGCAACCACGACCCAATAAACAAAGAAACTATATCATTTTTCAAAGATTGTGAAAACCTTTGGATATTTGGAAGTGATAAAGCTGAAGAAAAAGACTTTTTAACCAAAGATAATCTATTGGTTAGAGTAATTGGACAGTCATATAGAAGTAGAGCTGATTCTAGAAAGATGGCTAATTGTTTTAACCCTGTGGATGATTTTAGCTTTAATATTGGGGTAGTTCATACTCAATTAGATCCTCATAACAATAATTACGTTCCCTGTTCACTTACGGAGCTAAAGAGTAAAAAAGATATTGATTACTGGGCATTAGGCCATATCCATAAAGGTAAGATTATTTCAGATAATAAGCCAACGGTAGTTTATCCCGGAACTCCTCAAGGAAGACATGTTGGAGAGGAGGGCCCCAGGTACTGTGTTTTAGTAACAGCAGAAGACAAAAATATAAAGGATATTAGTTTTTTATTAACTTCACCTGTTATTTGGTATGAGATAGAAGTATCAATTGATGAATCTTATAAGCTAGCTCCAAAAAATATTGTAGAGCTAGAAGAGCTACTTATTTCCAAAATAGAAGAGATTAATGACATTAATAAAAAAAATATAAAAGGGCACATGATCAGATGGGTTATTACAGGAAAAACTTCTTTGCACGAACAGCTAGAGGAACAGCAAGACGAAGTTAAAGAAAAAATTCTTGATACTTTAAGAAGAAAATTTCTTAGTGAAGATAGTTTTGTATGGAGCGATTCTATTTTATTTAGAACGAATAAACCATTACCTTCAGTTGAAAAATTAAAAAAACAAAGTGAAATCTTTGGATACTTAGATGAGTTAGCTAGAGAATGCCTTACTGACAACAGTTTGAAAAATGAAATAATAAAAGAACTTGGAGAAGTTTGGGAGTGGGAATCAGATCACGAAAATTATAATGAAGATAGGCTTCAACTTAATGAAGAAATTCTATCAGCTCTAATTGAACAAGCTAAAGAACATTCTATAGAAAGTCTCCTTGAAAGGAGAGAAAAAAATTGA
- a CDS encoding SLC13 family permease, translating into MSSSSTSLKEFWNYLWQLHYRTKDIMTLKFARPTYINEKIAEEIEKNDRKEMKENTLKAEDKEKSDDELLDTEDIIPGGDSEGGGGGSNMDPGENYGTRQKVGLFLGPALFIFFLLIPTPAEMSVEAQRVLASTAWVACWWITEAIPIPATSLLPVVLFPLTGALEAGESMEPYADANVFLFLGGFTIAVCMERWNLHRRIALNIINILGTSPVRLVLGFMVATAFLSMWISNTATTMMMMPIALAVIVKVAEIVQKQDMDIDVRQGNFKFGTGLMLSIGYAASIGGVATLIGTPPNIIFAGVADEMFGQTIGFAEWMFYGLPLSAVFLVIAWVYMTKVAYPPEMDELPGGREVIQTELKDMGPITSPEKKIAIVFACVAVAWISRSFILEDIFPMIHDATIGIFFAVITFLIPIDIKRGEFLNNWETAVKVPWGILLLFGGGLSIARGFQETGLAEWIGERLGFLHGASMILIMLSVVALVIFLTEITSNTATTSMMMPIMASMAAAMEVHPYALMITAATAASYAFMLPVATPPNAVVFGSGYITIPQMAKAGVWLNLIAIIAVTIMVYLYLPVVWDIDVFNFPSGW; encoded by the coding sequence TTGAGTTCTTCTAGCACTTCACTTAAAGAATTTTGGAACTATCTCTGGCAACTTCACTACAGGACTAAAGACATAATGACATTAAAATTTGCTAGACCAACCTACATCAACGAAAAAATAGCAGAAGAAATCGAGAAAAACGACAGGAAAGAAATGAAAGAGAATACGTTAAAGGCTGAAGACAAAGAAAAGAGTGATGATGAATTACTCGACACAGAAGACATCATACCAGGCGGAGATTCGGAAGGAGGTGGCGGGGGTAGTAACATGGACCCTGGTGAGAATTACGGAACCAGGCAAAAAGTTGGACTATTCTTAGGGCCAGCATTGTTTATATTTTTCTTATTGATACCTACCCCTGCAGAAATGTCAGTTGAAGCCCAAAGAGTTCTTGCCTCAACTGCCTGGGTAGCATGTTGGTGGATCACTGAAGCTATACCAATCCCTGCAACATCGTTGCTGCCTGTAGTATTGTTCCCTTTGACTGGGGCTTTAGAAGCAGGAGAATCGATGGAACCTTACGCCGATGCCAATGTGTTTCTATTTTTGGGTGGTTTTACAATTGCAGTTTGTATGGAAAGATGGAATCTTCATAGAAGGATTGCACTGAATATCATAAATATACTTGGAACTAGTCCAGTTCGGTTAGTTCTTGGATTTATGGTTGCAACTGCATTTTTATCAATGTGGATATCAAACACTGCTACTACGATGATGATGATGCCAATAGCTTTGGCAGTCATTGTTAAAGTTGCCGAAATAGTACAAAAACAAGATATGGACATTGATGTGAGACAAGGTAATTTTAAGTTTGGCACAGGATTAATGCTCTCCATTGGTTACGCTGCCTCGATTGGAGGTGTGGCAACCCTTATTGGAACTCCACCAAACATCATCTTTGCAGGTGTTGCAGATGAGATGTTTGGGCAGACGATTGGATTTGCTGAATGGATGTTTTATGGGCTACCTTTGTCTGCAGTATTTTTGGTCATCGCTTGGGTTTACATGACCAAAGTTGCTTATCCACCTGAAATGGATGAACTTCCCGGTGGGCGTGAAGTAATCCAAACTGAATTAAAAGATATGGGTCCGATTACTTCTCCTGAAAAAAAGATAGCTATTGTTTTTGCTTGTGTGGCTGTAGCTTGGATTAGTCGTTCGTTTATTTTGGAAGATATCTTTCCAATGATTCATGATGCCACAATAGGAATATTCTTTGCTGTAATTACATTTTTGATTCCAATTGATATTAAAAGGGGAGAATTCCTTAACAATTGGGAAACAGCAGTTAAAGTTCCCTGGGGAATTTTGCTACTATTTGGTGGAGGACTCTCTATCGCTAGAGGTTTTCAAGAAACTGGTCTAGCAGAATGGATCGGTGAGAGACTAGGATTCTTGCACGGCGCTTCTATGATTCTTATAATGCTTTCTGTTGTAGCTCTTGTAATATTCTTAACCGAGATCACATCAAATACTGCTACGACATCAATGATGATGCCTATTATGGCTTCTATGGCAGCAGCTATGGAAGTTCATCCATATGCACTAATGATAACTGCTGCAACTGCTGCATCATATGCATTCATGCTTCCGGTGGCGACACCACCAAATGCAGTTGTTTTTGGAAGTGGTTACATTACAATTCCACAAATGGCCAAAGCAGGTGTTTGGTTAAATCTTATTGCAATTATAGCAGTTACAATTATGGTGTATTTATACTTACCGGTAGTCTGGGATATTGATGTGTTTAATTTCCCATCGGGGTGGTAA
- the cofH gene encoding 7,8-didemethyl-8-hydroxy-5-deazariboflavin synthase subunit CofH: MKSAVQPVVETKEIEEIIEKAMAKERLNIEEGAKLFRAKDKNFYRVIEAADLLRQEKAGDDVTYVVNRNINLTNVCVNSCKFCGYSRSSKDKDAYLLSIDEIKRLVIKSLSKGITEVCLVSGLHPNFDLEYYIKVIEEIKRTAPGLHIHGITPEELKHGLRNSRLTFREGYKMLKDAGLDSIPGTAAEILDDNIRDKICPDKISAREWIEAIKAAGCVGLKASATIMYGHIETIEERIKHLKIIRDIQDENKTFTEFIPLSFVFKNTKLYKEGLVTSPSSGREDMLMVAIARLFLDNINNIQTSWVKYGTKFAQLTLMAGANDLGGTLYSESITREAGGTSGEFLTPVHIEGIIKDLGRTPRERKTIY; encoded by the coding sequence ATGAAAAGTGCTGTTCAACCGGTAGTTGAAACCAAGGAGATTGAAGAGATTATTGAAAAAGCCATGGCAAAAGAAAGATTAAATATTGAAGAAGGAGCTAAACTTTTCAGGGCAAAAGACAAAAATTTCTACCGAGTAATAGAGGCGGCCGACCTTTTAAGACAAGAAAAAGCCGGGGACGATGTCACATATGTAGTTAATCGCAATATTAATTTGACCAATGTGTGTGTTAACAGCTGTAAATTTTGTGGATATAGCCGTTCAAGTAAAGATAAAGATGCTTATTTACTATCAATAGACGAAATAAAAAGACTTGTTATTAAATCCCTTTCCAAAGGGATAACTGAAGTTTGCCTTGTCAGCGGGCTTCATCCTAATTTCGATCTTGAATATTATATAAAAGTTATTGAGGAAATCAAAAGGACTGCACCAGGACTACATATTCACGGTATAACCCCGGAGGAGTTAAAGCATGGATTACGTAACAGTAGACTTACCTTTAGAGAAGGATACAAAATGCTAAAGGATGCGGGACTGGATTCAATCCCAGGAACAGCGGCAGAGATACTTGATGATAATATAAGGGACAAAATCTGCCCTGATAAAATTAGTGCCCGCGAATGGATAGAAGCCATCAAAGCCGCAGGTTGTGTTGGGTTAAAAGCTTCAGCCACAATTATGTACGGCCATATAGAAACAATTGAAGAACGAATCAAGCATTTAAAAATAATCAGAGATATACAGGATGAAAATAAAACTTTCACAGAATTCATCCCCCTCTCTTTTGTTTTTAAAAATACAAAATTATATAAGGAAGGGTTGGTAACAAGCCCTTCTAGTGGCAGAGAGGATATGTTGATGGTAGCAATAGCCAGGCTTTTTCTAGATAATATCAATAATATTCAAACCTCCTGGGTCAAATATGGGACTAAGTTTGCCCAGTTGACTTTAATGGCAGGCGCAAATGACCTGGGTGGTACTCTTTACAGCGAGAGCATAACAAGAGAGGCAGGTGGTACCAGCGGAGAATTTTTAACTCCCGTTCATATTGAAGGAATTATCAAGGATTTAGGGCGTACCCCAAGAGAACGAAAAACTATTTATTAA
- a CDS encoding DUF1848 domain-containing protein, which translates to MSSNKWSRVEIQTKEGKVEGVAPVIITASRSTDIPAFYSEWFFNRLEEGYIKWINPFNGKPQYVSFDKSRLIVFWTKDAGPIIKHLDRLQERNINYYFTFTLNDYENEGFEPGLRSLKERIETFKLLSKKIGKENIIWRFDPLILTDKIDVDLLLNKIKEVGDELNSYTDKLVISFVDITKYRKVRNNFRANNIFYEEFATEKKHKIAEGLQKINEGWKLEIATCSEEVDLTEYGIKKNKCIDDELIMRNFAQDNELLDFLGKGYHKLKDKGQRNICGCIISKDIGQYDTCKHQCIYCYANISPKVALDNYKKYLKSNKNNEAILF; encoded by the coding sequence ATGAGTTCGAACAAGTGGAGTAGGGTAGAGATACAGACAAAAGAGGGGAAGGTGGAAGGTGTTGCCCCTGTAATAATTACAGCGAGTCGTTCTACAGATATCCCGGCATTTTATTCTGAGTGGTTTTTTAACAGGTTAGAGGAAGGATATATTAAATGGATAAATCCCTTCAATGGAAAACCTCAGTATGTATCCTTTGACAAATCTCGATTGATTGTATTTTGGACAAAAGATGCAGGTCCTATAATAAAACATCTAGATAGATTGCAGGAAAGAAATATCAATTATTATTTTACATTTACTTTAAATGATTATGAGAATGAAGGGTTTGAACCTGGACTAAGAAGCCTTAAGGAAAGAATTGAAACGTTTAAATTGCTTTCTAAAAAAATTGGCAAAGAAAATATAATTTGGAGATTTGATCCTTTAATTTTAACGGATAAAATTGATGTTGATCTTCTTTTGAACAAAATAAAAGAAGTTGGCGATGAACTAAATAGTTATACCGATAAGCTTGTGATAAGTTTTGTTGATATTACAAAATATAGGAAGGTTAGGAATAATTTTAGAGCTAATAATATTTTTTATGAAGAATTTGCAACTGAGAAGAAACATAAAATCGCAGAAGGGTTACAAAAAATTAATGAAGGCTGGAAATTAGAAATAGCAACTTGTTCTGAAGAAGTCGATTTAACAGAGTATGGGATTAAAAAAAATAAGTGTATTGACGATGAACTAATCATGAGAAATTTTGCCCAAGATAATGAGTTGCTTGACTTTTTGGGGAAGGGCTATCATAAGCTTAAAGATAAAGGACAAAGGAATATTTGTGGCTGCATAATAAGCAAAGACATCGGTCAATATGACACTTGTAAGCATCAATGTATTTATTGCTATGCTAACATTTCACCCAAAGTTGCTTTGGATAATTATAAAAAATACCTAAAGTCAAATAAAAATAATGAAGCTATTCTTTTTTAA
- a CDS encoding VOC family protein, with amino-acid sequence MKFCWCTIRVGNIKESLEFYQKVVGLDISDNFNVGNVEVYFLGKGETKVELIYDPEQKPADNPGGIFLGFEVESLDDQLEFVTSQGLEISGPFQPTPNIKFFFVKDPNGVNIQFVQKAQ; translated from the coding sequence ATGAAGTTTTGCTGGTGTACAATCAGAGTTGGAAATATAAAAGAGTCTTTGGAGTTTTATCAAAAGGTTGTAGGTCTTGATATAAGTGATAACTTTAATGTGGGCAACGTTGAGGTTTACTTCTTGGGTAAAGGAGAAACAAAAGTAGAATTAATATACGATCCTGAACAAAAGCCTGCAGATAATCCTGGAGGAATTTTTCTTGGCTTTGAAGTAGAATCCCTTGATGATCAGCTTGAATTTGTGACAAGTCAAGGTTTAGAGATTTCAGGTCCTTTTCAACCTACTCCTAATATAAAGTTTTTCTTTGTGAAAGATCCTAATGGAGTTAATATTCAATTTGTACAAAAAGCCCAGTGA
- a CDS encoding DICT sensory domain-containing protein, with the protein MKEVSLYEEIFSRVDGEVEKLGKDAGEEKLNSTSLKYETKVPQLEKMCYIMEQVLLKKKTEAVVYAGFQKVSRARDIWDRFLTIADNVDKVYIFGEKDDELKEHPNIEFIYLPQNHKLKREWFLVIDQPLAKSMMVAYDLDGFGTHEIEKERNFKGAKCNNPDVVKQAKELLDDVIASCK; encoded by the coding sequence ATGAAAGAGGTTTCATTGTATGAAGAGATTTTTTCCAGGGTAGATGGAGAGGTAGAGAAGTTAGGAAAAGACGCAGGGGAAGAAAAGTTGAATTCTACCTCCCTAAAATATGAAACTAAAGTGCCGCAGTTAGAGAAAATGTGCTACATCATGGAACAAGTTTTATTAAAGAAAAAAACAGAAGCGGTAGTATATGCAGGATTTCAGAAAGTATCAAGAGCTAGGGATATATGGGACCGTTTTTTGACAATAGCTGATAATGTTGATAAGGTATATATCTTTGGAGAGAAGGATGATGAATTAAAAGAACACCCAAACATTGAATTTATTTACCTACCTCAAAACCACAAGTTAAAAAGAGAATGGTTTTTGGTAATTGATCAACCCCTTGCTAAATCTATGATGGTAGCCTATGATCTTGACGGATTTGGAACGCATGAGATAGAAAAAGAACGAAATTTCAAAGGAGCAAAATGCAATAATCCCGATGTGGTTAAACAAGCAAAAGAGCTTTTAGATGATGTTATAGCAAGTTGTAAGTGA
- a CDS encoding aminotransferase class IV: MSALAYINGNYVDLSKAKVDALDRGHIYGDGLYEVIAIENGQLYQIDEHLERYEQGAKEMLYENHPSSSNLKEISQNLIDKSKINKGMIYLQVTRGTAPRAHAFPKPQKPNVFLFVKELADPNDTQKQDGVKTTLVPDERWNRCHVKSINLLPNCFYKEKARQEGYFEAIQVDNSKITEGTSTNVFGIKDGIIYTAPYGSKVLRGITRETILKLAKQENITVKENFITVENFLNCDEVFITSTTIKLLPVKQVDEVSFSVNEYETTFLLQEKLEEYIEDECN; this comes from the coding sequence TTGAGTGCTTTAGCATATATAAATGGAAATTATGTTGATCTATCGAAAGCAAAAGTAGATGCTCTAGATAGGGGGCATATATATGGTGATGGTCTTTATGAAGTTATTGCTATAGAAAATGGACAGCTATATCAAATTGATGAACATTTAGAACGTTACGAACAAGGTGCTAAAGAAATGTTATATGAAAACCATCCATCTTCTTCAAACCTAAAAGAGATTAGTCAAAATTTAATAGATAAAAGTAAAATAAACAAAGGAATGATTTATCTTCAGGTAACACGGGGGACTGCTCCAAGGGCTCATGCTTTCCCAAAACCACAAAAACCCAACGTGTTCTTGTTTGTTAAAGAATTAGCAGACCCCAATGATACCCAAAAACAGGACGGTGTTAAAACAACTTTAGTGCCGGATGAACGCTGGAACAGATGTCATGTTAAGAGCATAAACTTATTACCTAATTGCTTCTACAAAGAAAAAGCCAGACAAGAGGGATATTTTGAAGCTATTCAAGTAGATAACTCCAAAATAACTGAGGGTACTAGTACAAATGTATTTGGGATAAAAGACGGCATTATATATACAGCACCATATGGTTCAAAGGTTCTTCGTGGGATTACCAGAGAAACTATATTAAAACTTGCAAAACAAGAAAATATTACGGTTAAAGAAAATTTTATCACTGTAGAAAACTTTTTAAACTGTGATGAGGTTTTCATTACGAGTACTACTATTAAACTCCTTCCGGTAAAGCAAGTAGATGAGGTAAGTTTTTCTGTCAATGAATATGAAACAACATTTTTACTTCAAGAAAAGCTAGAAGAATATATCGAAGACGAGTGTAATTAA